The proteins below come from a single Gammaproteobacteria bacterium genomic window:
- the rsmD gene encoding 16S rRNA (guanine(966)-N(2))-methyltransferase RsmD, producing MLTNTIRIIGGKWRGRKLSFPAESSARPTLDQIRETLFNWLQPVISESRCLDAFTGSGALGIEALSRGANHVTFVDQDTATLKHLRAHLQELGTSNGETLRLSMPEGLSQISPPAYDIIFLDPPFNTDLLNKTLAALASSALVKPGTLVYFETAARHEFNLSTQWTLQRHKKTKRISYGLLGFT from the coding sequence GTGCTAACAAATACCATCCGAATCATCGGCGGAAAATGGCGCGGGAGGAAATTATCTTTTCCCGCGGAGTCTTCTGCTCGACCAACGCTGGATCAAATTCGCGAAACGCTGTTTAATTGGTTGCAACCTGTTATCAGTGAAAGTCGATGTTTAGATGCTTTTACCGGAAGTGGTGCGTTGGGAATAGAAGCACTGTCGCGCGGCGCAAATCATGTGACGTTTGTCGATCAAGACACTGCCACACTGAAGCACTTACGCGCTCATTTGCAAGAACTGGGTACTAGCAATGGAGAAACGCTTCGACTCTCTATGCCGGAAGGGCTTTCCCAAATCAGTCCCCCAGCATACGATATTATTTTTCTTGATCCGCCTTTTAATACGGATTTACTGAATAAAACATTGGCGGCGCTGGCTTCTAGCGCGCTGGTGAAACCAGGAACGTTAGTGTATTTCGAAACCGCAGCGCGCCACGAGTTTAATTTGAGCACCCAATGGACACTACAGCGTCATAAAAAAACCAAGCGAATTTCGTATGGATTGTTAGGGTTTACTTAG